The Saprospiraceae bacterium genomic interval CATCAATATGAATAGTACAGGCGCCGCATTGAGCCAGGCCACACCCATATTTAGTCCCTTTGAGACCAATGAGATCACGGATCACCCACAATAAGGGCATATCCTCTTCAGCATCAACTTTATGTCGCTGACCATTGACGGTGAGATTGTAAGTAGCCATAATATTTATTTGAGAGTATAAAAATAACGGAATATGTTGAGATTGGAGGCGGCAAGTGGGTGGGGTTCTACCAGATTTTTATTCTTTCTTTTTCGCTCTTCCACATTTGATTTTGCTCAATCACTCCATAAGCATTATAGAAAGGGGTAAAATTGGTGAGGGGGCCTACAACCCGATATTCAGCGGGAGAATGTACATCAGTCAGTACTATCTGTCGCATCATTTCATCTTTCATCTTCAGACGCCAGATGGAAGCAAAGGACATAAAAAACCTTTGATCTGGGGTAAGACCATCTATTTTCTGATCAGCCTTGCCTTGGGGTGTCATCTTAAAGGCGTCGTGCGCGATCGCGAGACCTCCAATGTCTGCGATGTTTTCACCTAAGGTAAGGGCACCATTGAGATGTAATGAATCGATCGGGATATACTTGCTGTATTGATCCACTACCTTGTCTGCGATGGCTTTAAATTTGTCTGCATCTTCTTTGGTCCACCAATCTTTAAGATTTCCATCTTTGTCGTATTGACGACCCTGATCATCAAATCCATGGGTGAGTTCGTGGCCGATCACCATGCCTACAGCACCATAATTGATGGCATCGTCCGCACTCGGGTCGAAGAACGGGGGTTGTAATATGCCTGCAGGAAAAATAATTTCGTTGGTGGTTGGATTATAGCCGGCATTAACGGTGGGTGGTGAGAAGGGCCATTCGCTTTTATCTACTGGTTTGTCCACTTTAGCCAGGTCTCTAAAATATTCGTATCTGCTGGTAGCTATACGGTTGCCAAAATAATCGTCTTTTTTGATGACCAATGAATCGTACTTAAGCCATTTGTCAGGATAACCTATTTTGCGGGTGATCGCTGCCAATTTTTCCAGTGCTTTGGTTTTGGTCTCAGGGCTCATCCACTCCAACTCTCTGATATGTGTCTCGTAAGCTTTTTGCAGATTGTCGATCATGTCCATCATGCGGTCTTTGGCCTTGGCATCAAAATTGTTTTTGACATATAGCTGACCTGCAAGATCACCGATACGGCCGTCGACTACATTGACTGCATACTTCCATCTTGGCTCCGGCTCTTGTCTTCCTGATAAAGTCTTTTGAAAAAACTCAAACCCAGCTGAGGCAAATGCTTTTGAAAGTGAATTGTAAGAATTGCTGATGGTTGCTGCTTTGAGATATGGCTTCCATTGATCTATAGGTATAGTTTTGATGAGTTTGTCCAGGGAGGTGAAAAATGCCGGTTGGCCTATCAAAATAGAGTCTGATTTCAATCCCATATCTTTTTTGACTTTATTCCAATCTACAGAAGGGGACATTTTTAGTAATTGCCCCATGCCATATTTGTTATAGTTTTTCTGTGGATCACGGAGTTCTACGTTGGTAAAATGTCCCTGGGCGATTTTTTTCTCCAGATTAAAAATGGCCGAAGCTTCGGCTGCGGCTTTGATAGAATCCTGTCCAATGAGCATCCCTATTTTTTTCAAATAAGCCTGGTATTCCTTCTGAATCGCTAAGGTAGGCGGGTCGGTTCTAAAATAATAGTCCCTGTCAGGCAAGCCTATGCCTCCCTGAAAAAACTGCGCGATATTCATAGAGGCATTCTTATCATCAGCCCCTACACCAAAACCAAACAAAAGGCCATTGCCATTGATGCGCTGGGCATTGACGAAGGAGATCAATTCCTGGCTATTTGAAAGTCTATCGATCTGATCAAATACTTGCTGAAGAGGGCTATATCCTTTAGCTTCAATGGTATTGGTATCCATGATCGATGCAAAGAGATCTCCAACTTGTTGCTCCAGACTCCCGGCAGGAGCTTGAGAGAGGGCCGCAGCATTTTTACATACTTCCAATAATGCTTCTTCGCTTTTTGTTTGAAGGTCAAAGAAGGATCCGGTACCAATCTCAGAAGGGGGTATCGAGGCATTTTTATTCCAAATACCATTGACATGTTGGAAAAAATTATCTCCTGGTGCGATGGTGGTGTCGAGGTGGTTGATATCGAGATAAG includes:
- a CDS encoding M13 family metallopeptidase, whose protein sequence is MTKHLFKSFFYIFSIILIGCKNEAPIPTASKAYLDINHLDTTIAPGDNFFQHVNGIWNKNASIPPSEIGTGSFFDLQTKSEEALLEVCKNAAALSQAPAGSLEQQVGDLFASIMDTNTIEAKGYSPLQQVFDQIDRLSNSQELISFVNAQRINGNGLLFGFGVGADDKNASMNIAQFFQGGIGLPDRDYYFRTDPPTLAIQKEYQAYLKKIGMLIGQDSIKAAAEASAIFNLEKKIAQGHFTNVELRDPQKNYNKYGMGQLLKMSPSVDWNKVKKDMGLKSDSILIGQPAFFTSLDKLIKTIPIDQWKPYLKAATISNSYNSLSKAFASAGFEFFQKTLSGRQEPEPRWKYAVNVVDGRIGDLAGQLYVKNNFDAKAKDRMMDMIDNLQKAYETHIRELEWMSPETKTKALEKLAAITRKIGYPDKWLKYDSLVIKKDDYFGNRIATSRYEYFRDLAKVDKPVDKSEWPFSPPTVNAGYNPTTNEIIFPAGILQPPFFDPSADDAINYGAVGMVIGHELTHGFDDQGRQYDKDGNLKDWWTKEDADKFKAIADKVVDQYSKYIPIDSLHLNGALTLGENIADIGGLAIAHDAFKMTPQGKADQKIDGLTPDQRFFMSFASIWRLKMKDEMMRQIVLTDVHSPAEYRVVGPLTNFTPFYNAYGVIEQNQMWKSEKERIKIW